A window of the Nibribacter ruber genome harbors these coding sequences:
- a CDS encoding PAS domain-containing sensor histidine kinase codes for MESEVTFQHAPLVERVAETFGQAYFVYDLTTNRFKYLNRAFSHLFGLSEEIALADAAQLLGYLHEDDRPFLYDQYAKLLTEKEQEGIEFRIQIPHQQEKWICLCCQLYESKEGALVTGFAEDISQRKEYQANILKFNSKKNSTLEILSHDLAAPFNNIEGMIELLETELKNSESVVLNLVHYIKENAKKGSDMIRDFIDNEFLESSEIVLHKERVDICERAQIMIDNYNEMSGGLISKNFVLEMPQEPVFMYLDVMKFMQAFNNLISNAIKFTHDQGTIKVTIEDQVSKVLFTVADNGIGIPENLQPALFDKFTSSRREGIKGEKSIGLGMSIIQKIVELHQGRVWFESQEGQGATFYMEVPKE; via the coding sequence ATGGAAAGTGAAGTAACCTTTCAGCATGCGCCGCTGGTAGAGCGGGTGGCTGAAACCTTTGGACAGGCTTATTTTGTGTATGACCTCACAACTAACCGGTTCAAATACCTGAACAGAGCTTTTTCGCACCTGTTTGGCCTCTCAGAGGAGATTGCCCTGGCAGATGCCGCCCAGCTGCTGGGCTACCTGCACGAAGACGACCGCCCTTTTTTATATGACCAGTATGCCAAGCTGTTAACAGAGAAGGAGCAAGAGGGCATTGAGTTCAGGATTCAGATTCCGCACCAGCAGGAGAAATGGATCTGCCTGTGCTGCCAGCTGTATGAAAGCAAGGAGGGCGCTCTGGTCACCGGTTTCGCCGAGGATATTTCGCAACGCAAGGAATACCAGGCTAACATTCTCAAATTCAACTCCAAGAAGAACTCCACCCTGGAGATTCTCTCCCATGACCTGGCCGCGCCGTTCAACAACATTGAGGGCATGATTGAGCTGCTGGAGACCGAGCTGAAAAACTCAGAATCAGTGGTGCTCAACCTGGTGCATTATATTAAAGAAAACGCCAAGAAGGGTTCAGACATGATCCGGGACTTTATTGACAACGAGTTTCTGGAGTCTTCTGAGATTGTGCTGCACAAAGAGCGCGTAGACATCTGTGAACGCGCGCAGATCATGATTGACAACTACAATGAGATGAGCGGCGGCCTCATTTCTAAGAACTTTGTGCTGGAGATGCCCCAGGAGCCCGTGTTCATGTACCTGGACGTGATGAAGTTCATGCAGGCGTTCAACAACCTCATTTCCAACGCCATTAAGTTCACGCATGACCAGGGAACCATCAAGGTCACCATAGAAGACCAAGTGTCTAAAGTACTGTTCACCGTGGCAGACAATGGCATTGGCATTCCGGAGAACCTGCAACCGGCGCTCTTTGACAAGTTCACCTCGTCTCGGCGCGAAGGCATAAAAGGTGAGAAAAGCATTGGCCTGGGCATGTCCATCATCCAGAAAATTGTGGAGCTGCACCAAGGCAGGGTTTGGTTTGAAAGCCAGGAAGGCCAGGGCGCTACCTTCTACATGGAAGTGCCCAAAGAGTAA
- a CDS encoding response regulator translates to MPLQNSLLPHPLEIGEILVIDDDASSLYLIKDLLTTMGLGDKVTTTNNVPDALHILSQRAGTEKFPELVLLDIRMPESDGFDFLEKLETLPLQANAAPKVVVLSYYGNRDYQNRAADLGVAAYLRKPLTREKVLDIINLN, encoded by the coding sequence ATGCCCCTACAAAACAGCCTCCTTCCCCATCCGTTAGAAATTGGAGAGATTCTGGTCATTGATGATGACGCCTCCAGCCTGTACCTGATCAAGGATTTGTTGACCACCATGGGGCTGGGCGACAAGGTCACTACTACCAACAACGTTCCAGACGCCTTGCACATCCTGAGCCAGCGGGCGGGCACTGAGAAATTCCCTGAACTAGTACTGCTGGACATTAGAATGCCGGAGAGTGATGGCTTTGATTTTCTGGAGAAACTGGAAACCCTGCCGCTACAGGCCAACGCCGCCCCCAAAGTGGTGGTGCTGAGTTATTACGGCAACCGTGACTATCAAAACAGAGCCGCCGACCTGGGCGTAGCCGCTTACCTGCGCAAGCCTCTCACCCGCGAGAAGGTGCTGGACATCATCAACCTCAACTAG
- a CDS encoding response regulator: protein MERIKCVLVVDDDHSANFITKKIISRVDCTEEVLVALNGAEALSILQERCVAGSTKPCPQLILLDVKMPVMDGFEFLRNYEMLALEESQKPVIIMLSTSTNPKDLQQAQEFHIGEFLNKPLRVSQLEQLLEKYFNLDPTSTLQESN, encoded by the coding sequence ATGGAGCGGATTAAGTGTGTATTGGTGGTAGATGATGATCACTCGGCAAATTTCATCACCAAGAAAATCATAAGCAGGGTAGACTGTACCGAAGAAGTACTGGTAGCCTTGAACGGTGCCGAGGCCCTTTCCATCCTGCAAGAAAGATGCGTGGCGGGTTCTACCAAGCCATGTCCCCAACTAATACTGCTGGACGTGAAAATGCCGGTCATGGATGGGTTTGAGTTCTTGCGCAATTATGAGATGCTTGCCCTGGAAGAAAGCCAGAAACCGGTCATCATCATGCTGAGCACCTCCACCAACCCCAAAGACTTGCAACAGGCCCAGGAGTTTCACATTGGAGAGTTCCTCAACAAACCCCTGCGGGTAAGCCAGCTAGAGCAGCTCCTGGAAAAATACTTTAACCTAGATCCTACTTCCACGTTACAGGAGAGCAATTAA